A window from Carassius gibelio isolate Cgi1373 ecotype wild population from Czech Republic chromosome B3, carGib1.2-hapl.c, whole genome shotgun sequence encodes these proteins:
- the LOC127952167 gene encoding uncharacterized protein LOC127952167 — MSSNGKTTLEKGGRDPPNVSLDLVIYDLLSYFNTFKFVRDAKIKAENKYGIKKEHDNCWPADDIKRAWGKTQRMEKTSYRRQQWTIVIMMQVIERQIKRKELFDLMEAGNLVKRCAELSMKDTSDQVKATSENKRRDDGRQSTSVNPKRKKEISEDSSSQITAGRGRMGAAGGEKQHSEEIQTSCFSEPLIEMLNQIPEMECHIDLAQEMLGSQIYTRGTICMEYTQSQKQDTKTQEFILLCTKDIGVTKNFSTGKHKSGDNKNKRQKKKATSTIDRSLNQERKPAFQRKPPPKSKTKVKKFQFRLPKIMMSNVRSLPNKIEELREMMEDVENINSDLMFFTETWLNENSPSISFEGYRSYRVDRDARLTHKCKGGGLMVLVNEAWATDVEVENIIITPDYELMVVSIRPHDHPEDAPPLTYIHVYIPPRTKMSQAARDIAGFYNDVLKQYPNGPVFLLGDFNHCDFTDLLDLEQYVTCPTRYSNTLDQCYGNVPGAYRSECSPPLGRSDHNVIHLIPKKKSDGSDPSKDENCTHDSTKSRKQ; from the exons ATGAGTTCCAATGGTAAAACCACTCTTGAGAAAGGAGGAAGAGACCCACCTAATGTCAGTTTAGATTTAGTCATTTATGATTTGTTATCATATTTTAATACGTTTAAGTTTGTGCGTGATGCTAAAATAAAGGCTGAAAATAAATATGGCATTAAAAAGGAGCATGATAACTGCTGGCCAGCTGATGACATCAAACGAGCCTGGGGGAAAACACAGAGAATGGAGAAAACATCCTACAGAAGACAACAGTGGACAATTGTGATAATGATGCAGGTGATAGaaagacaaataaaaagaaaagaactgTTTGATCTGATGGAGGCTGGGAATTTAGTTAAAAGATGTGCAGAGTTGAGTATGAAGGATACGTCTGACCAAGTGAAAGCTACATCAGAGAATAAAAGAAGGGACGATGGTCGTCAGTCAACTTCTGTAAATCCAAAACGCAAGAAAGAAATCTCAGAAGACAGCTCCTCTCAAATCACAGCTGGACGGGGCAGAATGGGAGCTGCTGGGGGAGAGAAGCAGCATTCTGAAGAAATCCAAACATCGTGTTTCTCTGAACCTTTAAT AGAGATGCTCAATCAAATCCCTGAAATGGAGTGTCACATTGATTTGGCTCAGGAGATGCTTGGATCTCAAATATACACACGAGGCACCATCTGTATGGAGTATACACAGAGCCAAAAGCAGGACACGAAGACACAGGAGTTTATTCTCCTATGCACAAAAGACATAGGAGTAACTAAGAATTTTTCCACAGGAAAACACAAATCGGGTGACAACAAGAACAAACGACAGAAGAAGAAGGCTACTTCAACTATAGACAGGAGCCTTAACCAGGAGAGGAAACCTGCTTTTCAGAGGAAACCACCACCCAAGTCTAAAACAAAAGTAAAGAAATTTCAGTTCCGCCTTCCTAAAATAATGATGTCTAATGTGCGTTCTCTTCCGAACAAAATAGAGGAGCTCCGAGAAATGATGGAAGATGTGGAAAACATTAATTCCGATCTGATGTTCTTCACAGAGACATGGTTGAACGAGAACTCGCCCAGCATTAGCTTCGAGGGATATAGGTCTTACCGGGTTGATCGTGATGCACGGCTAACTCATAAATGTAAAGGAGGGGGATTGATGGTGCTTGTGAATGAGGCCTGGGCGACTGATGTGGAGGTGGAAAACATCATTATAACTCCTGATTATGAGTTAATGGTCGTGTCCATTAGACCACATGACCACCCTGAGGATGCGCCACCACTTACCTACATCCATGTGTATATCCCTCCAAGAACTAAGATGAGTCAAGCCGCCAGAGACATCGCTGGTTTTTACAATGATGTTCTGAAGCAGTATCCTAATGGACCGGTTTTCTTGTTGGGTGATTTCAACCACTGTGACTTCACTGATCTCTTAGACCTGGAGCAATATGTCACATGCCCAACCAGATACAGTAACACCCTGGATCAGTGCTATGGGAATGTGCCAGGGGCTTATAGATCTGAATGCAGTCCCCCACTTGGCCGGTCAGACCACAATGTCATTCATTTGATTCCTAAAAAGAAGTCGGATGGAAGTGACCCTTCCAAAGATGAGAATTGTACACATGACAGTACCAAATCCAGAAAGCAATGA